TGGCCGGCCCAGAATTTCGCCGAGAAATTTCATCGGACTGGGCGTATGGGTGAGGGCTACCAGACCAGCCTGGTGCACAGCCGCCAAAAACATGCCCACTGCGATACCCACCGATTCCGTCACATAATAGTTCTTCCGTTTCTCGCCTGACGGCAGCAGCTCCAGCGTCTGCTGGAAGACGACTACCAGCCAGGGCGCGATCTCCAGGAACGGTTTGTGCCAATCCGTGGCGAAAGGCTCCAGCGCCTCGAGCCACTCCTCGGGCATTCGGTGCTCATAGTTGAGGCGCTCCTCCTCCTCCGCAGCCGTGCGAATCCGGGTCTTGATTTCAGGGTTTGATACCGCCACAAAGGTCCAGGGCTGCTTGTGCGCGCCGGAAGGGGCGGTGGAGGCAGTGCGTATCAGGTTGGCCACTACCTCCCTTGCCACCGGGCGGTCGCTGAAGTGCCTCACGGTGCGGCGCTGATTCAGCTGCTCGAATAGCTGCTGGCTCCGCCGGAGACATTCGTCATCGGCCACAGGGGTGTAATGCAGCGGTATGAATTGGTGCTGCGAGGGTTGGGATGAAGGCATAGTTCTGGCCCTTCATGATTAGCATCTGAAAGTCTGCATGGTACGGGCCGGTCAATTGGAAGTCAAGATTCTCTTTGGTGGCTTCATATGGCTTGCACGGGGCGAGTCACTCTGCTTAACTTTATTGAGACTTAGTCTCATTAACATTAAGCCCTATGACGTTGCTACACAAATTACTGTTCTCCTTCGTCCTGCTGACCGGTGTGCTGTTGGGTCAGGGCTCCGTCTCCGGGACCCTGACGAATGCCGTCACAGGCGAGCCCATTGCCCAAGGCAACGTTGTGGTCAAGGGTACCTCTCGTGGCGATGCCGCTGATCATGCCGGCTATTATGCCATCCACGGCTTGCCGGCGGGGAACCACACGCTGATCTTCAGCGCAATGGGCTTCGAGCCGATCGAGCGGGTGGTGATCGTACCCCCGTCAGCAGTCGCCCTGGACATTTCTCTGCAGCCCGTGATCCTGCAGGCACCTGTACTGCTGGTCATCCGCGAGCGTATCAGTTTGATCGGCGATCCATCCAATATCTTCACTATTCCAGGCGCCGCGCATGTGATCTCCAAGGTTGAACTGCGCAAACACAGCTACTCAAACATTCATCGTGTCCTGCAGCAGGTCCCCGGCGTCAACATTCAGGAAGAGGATGGCTTCGGTTTGCGGCCCAACATTGGGATGCGGGGCACGGGCGTGGAGCGTAGCCAGAAAATCGCCCTCATGGAGGATGGCGTCCTGATTGCGCCAGCCCCCTATGCCGCGCCGGCCGCTTACTATTTTCCCAGAGTAGGGCGCATGGAAAGTGTTGAGGTCCGCAAAGGTTCCAGCCAGATCAAATACG
The DNA window shown above is from Candidatus Neomarinimicrobiota bacterium and carries:
- a CDS encoding nitroreductase family protein — its product is MPSSQPSQHQFIPLHYTPVADDECLRRSQQLFEQLNQRRTVRHFSDRPVAREVVANLIRTASTAPSGAHKQPWTFVAVSNPEIKTRIRTAAEEEERLNYEHRMPEEWLEALEPFATDWHKPFLEIAPWLVVVFQQTLELLPSGEKRKNYYVTESVGIAVGMFLAAVHQAGLVALTHTPSPMKFLGEILGRPTSEKPFVLIPIGYPAEGCQVPDLQRKRLDEVAVFYTDEGGESSISGS